A portion of the Bacillus sp. es.034 genome contains these proteins:
- a CDS encoding CsbD family protein, translating into MRENHDQSSGKQKQVKGDLKKGLGKLTNDDSTIAEGERDKDKGKLQEKVGDVKESFKKNW; encoded by the coding sequence ATGAGAGAAAATCATGATCAATCTAGTGGAAAGCAAAAGCAGGTAAAAGGAGATTTAAAGAAAGGCTTAGGCAAACTTACAAACGACGATTCTACAATTGCGGAAGGCGAACGTGATAAGGATAAAGGGAAGCTTCAAGAAAAGGTTGGAGATGTGAAGGAATCTTTTAAGAAGAATTGGTAA
- a CDS encoding DUF1272 domain-containing protein codes for MGLEMKLICEKCGEVGLEEAYICVHECTFCSSCTDEMANICPNCHGELVRRPKQAASCPVGGQL; via the coding sequence ATGGGATTAGAAATGAAGTTAATATGCGAAAAATGTGGAGAAGTTGGGCTTGAGGAGGCGTATATTTGTGTTCATGAATGTACGTTTTGTTCCTCATGTACAGACGAAATGGCCAACATTTGCCCAAATTGTCATGGAGAACTGGTCAGACGGCCAAAACAGGCTGCTTCCTGTCCAGTAGGAGGGCAGTTATGA
- a CDS encoding tyrosine-type recombinase/integrase, translating into MDYQQKIELYFELKGTPESSRESYRRRMKAFVSFMEKQNKKISDTTEEDIQQYILFLKQVKGLTPGTINNYISSIKFFYTYVLEKEWNPNKLPRMKRIKKFPVVPPREDVLRLINSCRNIKHKAIFYLIYSSGLRVSEVAQLKIKDICSKSMSIRVDDAKHNTNRYTILSESALIVLREYFKASFKGRPFKPDDWLFPSSKNSSGHIHIKTIKNTIIKQRDKIELDTTISSHTLRHCFSTHSLEDGVDPVYIQQMLGHKNLNTTLAYLHMTSKSLMGVKSPLDNLGKDQR; encoded by the coding sequence GTGGATTATCAGCAGAAAATTGAACTTTACTTCGAACTTAAAGGAACACCGGAATCCTCGAGGGAGTCCTATAGGCGGAGAATGAAGGCGTTTGTTTCGTTTATGGAAAAGCAAAATAAAAAAATCTCTGACACAACAGAAGAGGATATTCAACAATACATCCTTTTTCTGAAACAAGTGAAAGGACTCACCCCGGGGACGATTAACAACTACATTTCTTCGATTAAATTCTTCTACACTTACGTGTTAGAAAAGGAATGGAACCCAAACAAACTTCCCAGGATGAAAAGAATCAAAAAGTTCCCTGTCGTTCCACCTAGGGAAGATGTCCTTAGACTTATCAACTCCTGTCGAAACATTAAGCATAAGGCCATTTTCTATTTAATCTATAGTAGTGGGCTTCGCGTAAGCGAAGTCGCCCAACTGAAGATCAAGGATATATGTAGTAAATCCATGAGTATCCGGGTTGACGATGCCAAGCATAATACGAACCGATATACCATCCTATCAGAATCAGCACTTATCGTGCTTCGAGAGTATTTCAAAGCTTCTTTCAAAGGGAGACCCTTCAAACCGGACGATTGGTTATTCCCTAGTAGTAAAAATTCCTCGGGACACATTCATATTAAAACAATTAAAAACACCATCATTAAACAGCGGGATAAGATAGAGTTGGACACTACTATTTCGTCTCATACGTTAAGACACTGTTTTTCGACTCATTCTTTGGAAGATGGGGTTGACCCTGTATACATTCAACAGATGCTTGGTCATAAAAACCTTAATACGACACTTGCTTATTTACACATGACCTCAAAAAGTTTGATGGGCGTTAAAAGTCCTTTAGATAATCTGGGAAAAGACCAACGATGA
- a CDS encoding DUF4181 domain-containing protein, translated as MFWLKFVLIAVIVFALISLIKFILRKTLKIEKVKKEFFSNNYINELHRKVDKWVRRLTGLTLAILILVQINNEAFNYLLIVGLIFTSMLDYGVKAFFEYRYSEVPKQAILTVTEWFLVMTAVVVVLQMGVLGSF; from the coding sequence ATGTTTTGGTTGAAATTTGTCTTGATTGCGGTGATCGTGTTTGCTCTTATCTCACTTATTAAATTCATCTTGCGAAAAACGTTGAAGATCGAGAAAGTAAAGAAGGAGTTCTTTTCTAATAATTATATTAATGAGTTGCATCGTAAAGTGGATAAATGGGTGAGGCGTTTGACCGGGCTCACCTTAGCTATACTCATTTTGGTGCAGATTAACAATGAGGCCTTTAATTACTTGTTGATAGTGGGGTTGATTTTTACCTCCATGCTGGACTATGGTGTGAAAGCATTCTTTGAGTATAGATATAGTGAAGTTCCGAAGCAGGCGATCTTAACGGTAACAGAATGGTTCCTGGTGATGACAGCCGTAGTGGTTGTGTTGCAGATGGGGGTGCTGGGTTCCTTCTAA
- a CDS encoding GNAT family N-acetyltransferase produces the protein MIHILKANEDHVKGIRKVCSDGNWATYRDIYAKEYIERVIEEFYNEERILKEVTTSDRNWGGYFVAIENDEVLGAGGGGMMNETEAELYVLYLDPSRRNEGIGTRLLDAITRQQKEEFHAEKQWVSVQQGNQKGIPFYEARGFVFEGEQDGYGNKDGEDYRSLRYFRFI, from the coding sequence ATGATACATATTCTGAAAGCAAACGAGGATCATGTTAAAGGGATAAGAAAAGTCTGTTCCGATGGAAATTGGGCAACATACCGTGATATATATGCGAAAGAATATATTGAAAGAGTGATAGAAGAGTTTTATAACGAAGAGCGGATCCTGAAAGAAGTGACCACATCGGACCGGAATTGGGGAGGCTATTTTGTCGCGATTGAAAACGATGAGGTCCTTGGTGCTGGTGGAGGAGGGATGATGAATGAGACTGAGGCAGAACTGTATGTCTTATACCTCGACCCCTCTAGGCGCAATGAAGGAATCGGCACCCGATTACTGGATGCCATTACCCGGCAGCAGAAGGAAGAATTTCATGCGGAAAAGCAGTGGGTGTCTGTGCAACAAGGAAATCAGAAAGGGATTCCTTTTTACGAAGCGAGAGGGTTTGTGTTTGAGGGTGAGCAAGATGGCTATGGAAATAAGGACGGCGAGGACTATCGATCATTAAGGTATTTTCGTTTCATTTGA
- the add gene encoding adenosine deaminase, whose protein sequence is MNYSKMPKIELHCHLDGSVRPQTIIELAKKDGIDIPSFDRNEMRGELIAPLDCKSLDEYLEKFSIPNDVMQKKENLKRITFELYEDAAGENVKYMEVRFAPLLHTRKGLSVEEIIGSVIEGMKEAEEQFDIKGNIILCCMRTMSPESAFEVVEKGKDFLGKGVVAIDLCASEEEGFCGKFIEPITLAREYGYRVTIHAGETGIGKNVLEAVEWLGAERIGHGVYITDCPEAYQVVKDKGIVLEICPTSNVQTKAVKEFSDHPLYDFHRDGIKITINTDNRTVSDTTMTKECELVWGEFAMSEEDYREIYMNSVGAAFVSDEVKEELRRKHGDGSAASF, encoded by the coding sequence ATGAATTATTCAAAAATGCCTAAAATTGAACTACACTGCCATCTGGATGGGAGTGTTAGACCCCAGACGATCATTGAATTAGCAAAGAAGGACGGCATCGATATTCCTTCATTTGATAGAAATGAGATGAGAGGGGAACTCATCGCGCCATTGGACTGCAAATCATTGGATGAATACTTGGAGAAATTCTCGATCCCCAATGACGTGATGCAGAAGAAAGAAAACTTAAAGAGAATCACCTTTGAGCTCTATGAAGATGCAGCGGGTGAAAATGTGAAATATATGGAGGTACGGTTCGCCCCGTTGCTCCACACACGAAAGGGTCTATCCGTAGAAGAAATCATTGGAAGTGTGATCGAGGGCATGAAAGAGGCAGAAGAACAGTTTGATATCAAAGGGAATATCATCTTGTGCTGTATGAGAACGATGTCTCCGGAAAGTGCCTTTGAGGTGGTGGAAAAGGGGAAGGATTTCCTTGGGAAAGGAGTCGTTGCCATTGATTTATGTGCGTCCGAAGAGGAAGGATTCTGCGGGAAATTCATTGAACCGATCACACTGGCGAGAGAATATGGCTACAGAGTCACGATTCACGCAGGTGAAACAGGGATCGGAAAAAATGTGCTCGAGGCTGTTGAATGGCTTGGGGCAGAACGAATCGGACACGGCGTCTACATAACAGACTGTCCCGAGGCCTATCAGGTTGTAAAGGATAAGGGAATTGTCCTTGAAATCTGCCCGACGAGTAATGTCCAAACGAAAGCCGTTAAAGAGTTCAGCGATCACCCGCTCTACGATTTTCACCGAGACGGAATTAAAATCACCATCAATACCGACAACCGAACAGTATCGGATACGACGATGACGAAGGAATGTGAGCTGGTCTGGGGTGAATTTGCCATGAGTGAAGAGGATTATCGGGAAATTTATATGAATAGTGTGGGGGCTGCTTTTGTGAGTGATGAGGTGAAGGAAGAGTTGAGGAGGAAGCATGGGGACGGTTCTGCTGCTTCCTTTTGA
- a CDS encoding SRPBCC domain-containing protein, with protein sequence MSNSNQMLSRVEDDRVLVLERIFDAPRDLVFSMFKEPEHLQNWWGPRGWELPVCHMDFRPGGVWHYCMKCADRGQGQFYGMESWGKGMYKEIIEPERIVYVDVFSDAEGQTNEDMPETEVTVEFIEMDGKTKLVNRSVYSSAEALKTVLDMGMEQGITETWDRLEEALQKLN encoded by the coding sequence ATGTCTAACAGCAATCAAATGCTTTCAAGAGTGGAGGATGACCGGGTACTTGTGCTGGAGAGGATCTTCGATGCACCGCGTGACCTGGTATTCAGTATGTTCAAAGAGCCCGAGCATCTTCAAAATTGGTGGGGACCAAGAGGCTGGGAGCTTCCTGTGTGCCATATGGATTTCCGGCCGGGCGGAGTGTGGCATTACTGCATGAAGTGCGCGGACCGTGGTCAGGGACAATTCTACGGGATGGAGTCCTGGGGAAAAGGGATGTATAAAGAAATCATCGAACCGGAGAGAATCGTCTATGTCGATGTGTTCTCGGATGCGGAAGGTCAGACAAACGAAGACATGCCGGAAACGGAAGTGACGGTGGAGTTTATTGAAATGGACGGTAAGACGAAGCTGGTCAATCGTTCTGTATACTCTTCGGCAGAAGCCCTCAAGACCGTCCTGGATATGGGAATGGAACAGGGTATCACGGAAACGTGGGATCGGCTGGAAGAAGCCCTGCAAAAGCTAAATTAA
- a CDS encoding PadR family transcriptional regulator — protein MDKSLLTSLTTELRRGTLTLAVLSQLRTPQYGYSLVQLLEKSGISMEQSTLYPLLRRLEKQELVTSSWDRTESRPRRYYVLSEYGTEILGQLKTEWEKMSGELAILLKGDEEG, from the coding sequence ATGGATAAGTCACTGCTTACATCGTTGACGACGGAGCTGCGGAGGGGGACTTTGACCCTGGCCGTATTGAGTCAATTGCGGACACCACAGTATGGATATTCACTTGTCCAATTATTGGAGAAAAGCGGAATTTCGATGGAGCAGAGTACACTCTATCCACTGCTGCGCCGGTTGGAGAAACAGGAACTGGTCACAAGCAGCTGGGACCGGACAGAAAGCAGGCCGAGGAGATATTATGTGCTGAGCGAATACGGCACTGAGATCTTAGGACAGTTAAAGACCGAATGGGAAAAGATGTCAGGGGAATTGGCCATTTTATTAAAGGGGGACGAGGAAGGATGA
- a CDS encoding DUF4181 domain-containing protein encodes MGLFFLKIILIIMFYLLLMYTFHRGISSWLGVSKRKIFSHDTINEHHEKADTIHRKIMLSALFSCVIIDVIFDYKHWYQNPYSYMLLLLISGSFLKAYMEWKYVENKRECTYTVLETSFGYGLLLLLLTVGIELVF; translated from the coding sequence ATGGGACTCTTTTTCTTAAAAATCATTCTCATCATAATGTTCTACCTTTTACTGATGTACACATTCCACCGAGGGATAAGCAGCTGGCTCGGTGTGAGCAAACGGAAAATATTTTCCCATGATACTATCAATGAACACCATGAAAAAGCGGATACAATACACAGGAAAATCATGTTGAGCGCCTTGTTCTCATGTGTCATTATAGATGTTATTTTTGATTATAAGCACTGGTATCAAAATCCTTACTCTTACATGCTGCTCCTTCTCATCAGCGGTTCATTCTTGAAAGCCTACATGGAATGGAAGTATGTTGAGAATAAACGTGAATGTACCTATACAGTATTGGAAACGAGTTTCGGTTATGGTCTATTACTCTTGTTATTAACAGTGGGAATTGAATTGGTTTTCTAA
- a CDS encoding VOC family protein: protein MILGLHHVQITIPKGSEKEGKDFYCSLLGLPEIEKPDSLKGRGGFWLKVGDRDVHVGTEDGVDRSNTKAHLAYQVDDIPTWRKVLEKNNIQTLEGIPIPGFDRFEFRDPFGNRVEMIQAV from the coding sequence ATGATTCTAGGTTTACACCACGTCCAGATTACGATTCCAAAAGGTTCTGAAAAAGAAGGAAAAGACTTCTATTGTAGCCTTCTTGGCTTACCTGAAATTGAAAAACCCGACTCACTTAAAGGTCGGGGAGGGTTTTGGTTAAAAGTCGGTGACAGAGACGTTCACGTCGGCACGGAAGATGGAGTTGACCGTTCCAACACGAAAGCGCACTTAGCTTATCAGGTTGATGATATCCCAACTTGGAGAAAAGTATTAGAGAAAAATAACATTCAAACCCTTGAAGGAATACCGATTCCCGGATTCGACCGTTTCGAGTTCAGGGACCCTTTCGGGAATCGGGTGGAAATGATTCAAGCGGTTTAG
- a CDS encoding VOC family protein: protein MITKVGQIMLYVNNQDEAVHFWTETVGFTVKAEEDNGQGMRWIEVSPMKDAETSIILHNKEFVAKMSPGVNLGTPSLMFFTDRFDELYSSLSNKKVKVGEIVDMPGGRVFNFADHEENYFAVMERK, encoded by the coding sequence ATGATCACGAAAGTCGGTCAAATCATGTTATACGTCAATAACCAAGATGAGGCAGTCCATTTTTGGACGGAAACAGTAGGGTTTACAGTGAAGGCTGAGGAAGATAACGGTCAGGGAATGAGATGGATTGAAGTGTCCCCAATGAAGGATGCTGAAACAAGCATCATCCTTCACAACAAAGAATTCGTGGCCAAGATGTCACCTGGTGTAAATCTGGGTACGCCTTCTTTAATGTTTTTCACCGATCGATTTGATGAACTATATTCCAGTCTATCCAATAAAAAGGTCAAGGTAGGGGAAATCGTCGATATGCCTGGGGGCAGAGTATTTAACTTTGCCGATCATGAAGAAAATTATTTTGCGGTGATGGAGAGGAAGTAG
- a CDS encoding HNH endonuclease family protein, with translation MLKKSLMFVVALLLSFALFLPSALAFPPGTPSKSTAQSQLNALTVKSESSMTGYSRDKFPHWIGQGNGCDTRQLVLQRDADSYSGSCPVTSGSWYSYYDGVTFTDPSDLDIDHVVPLAEAWRSGASSWTTAKREDFANDLSGPQLIAVSASSNRSKGDQDPSTWQPPRSGAACGYSKWWISTKYKWGLSLQSSEKTALQGMLNSCIY, from the coding sequence ATGCTAAAGAAATCATTGATGTTTGTCGTTGCCCTGCTTCTCTCGTTCGCTTTATTCCTGCCGTCTGCACTCGCATTCCCACCCGGCACCCCGTCCAAGTCCACGGCCCAATCACAGTTGAACGCGTTGACAGTAAAGTCGGAAAGCTCCATGACCGGATACTCCCGTGATAAGTTCCCCCACTGGATCGGCCAGGGGAACGGATGTGACACAAGACAGCTCGTCCTGCAGCGTGACGCTGACAGCTACAGTGGCAGCTGCCCGGTGACATCCGGATCATGGTACAGTTATTACGACGGAGTCACATTTACGGATCCATCCGATCTTGACATCGATCACGTCGTCCCCCTTGCAGAGGCATGGCGCTCCGGAGCCAGCAGCTGGACGACAGCTAAGCGCGAAGACTTCGCCAACGACCTGAGCGGTCCACAGCTGATTGCCGTCAGCGCAAGCTCAAACCGCTCCAAAGGAGATCAGGATCCATCCACTTGGCAGCCACCGCGTTCCGGCGCAGCCTGCGGTTACTCCAAATGGTGGATCAGCACGAAATACAAATGGGGCTTAAGCCTGCAATCTTCAGAAAAAACCGCCCTTCAAGGTATGCTAAACAGCTGTATTTACTGA
- a CDS encoding Lrp/AsnC family transcriptional regulator, with amino-acid sequence MDNINRHLLDVLQVNGRISMTELGKEISLSVPAVTERVRKLEEQGVIEGYKAIINPEKVNKPVKAFVLMKTHRCKAFRAFCQEHPHVVECHRLTGEYSYLVKVVTEDNSLLEAFIDASMEYGEPYTMMNLSSSVSGKII; translated from the coding sequence GTGGATAACATAAACCGGCATTTATTGGACGTATTGCAAGTGAACGGCAGGATCTCGATGACTGAATTGGGAAAGGAAATCTCTCTTTCAGTACCAGCCGTCACAGAGAGGGTAAGGAAGCTTGAGGAGCAGGGGGTCATAGAGGGGTACAAAGCCATCATTAATCCGGAAAAGGTGAACAAACCGGTTAAAGCATTTGTATTGATGAAAACCCATCGGTGTAAAGCCTTCAGGGCCTTTTGCCAAGAACATCCACACGTTGTGGAATGTCACAGGCTTACTGGGGAATACAGTTATCTGGTGAAGGTGGTCACCGAAGATAATTCATTGTTGGAAGCATTTATTGATGCATCCATGGAGTATGGAGAACCGTATACGATGATGAATCTTTCTTCATCGGTTAGCGGGAAGATTATCTGA
- a CDS encoding IS91 family transposase, protein MSTVQELFHTFYPTYKETYKLSMEQAKAATNMMNCRTAAMGGHSYECESCSHSLVRYNSCRNRHCTLCQGVNKDIWVDQRKKDILDAPYFHVVFTMPEQLHMLIYHNQKLLYDLMYKAVAETLTELAGDKKYLGAQIGFFSVLHTWGQNLHYHPHIHTVVLAGGLNDRNQWRRSSEKFFIPVKVLSKKFRGKYLYYLKQYYQQKQLRFFNESKKYQDAKSFQALIDECYQKDWYSYMKRTFSGPIAVMEYLGRYTHRIAISNNRIVSANDQSVTIQVKDYKRNNQKKTVTLKGVEFLRRFLMHILPKGFVKIRHYGLLANRNKKTKLKLCRKLTKSPTYKPLFEGLSKIEILSILIKKDVSLCPSCKKAHLTEAIP, encoded by the coding sequence ATGAGTACGGTTCAAGAACTGTTTCATACCTTCTATCCGACTTACAAAGAAACATATAAACTCTCTATGGAACAAGCAAAGGCAGCCACAAACATGATGAACTGCCGGACCGCCGCCATGGGTGGACATTCTTACGAATGTGAGTCCTGTAGTCATTCCTTAGTACGGTATAATTCCTGCCGAAATCGGCATTGTACCCTATGCCAGGGAGTAAATAAGGATATTTGGGTCGATCAACGAAAAAAAGATATTCTCGATGCCCCTTATTTTCATGTCGTGTTTACGATGCCGGAACAGCTACATATGTTGATCTACCATAATCAGAAACTCCTTTATGATTTAATGTACAAAGCTGTCGCCGAAACGCTAACCGAACTGGCAGGTGATAAAAAGTACTTGGGAGCACAGATTGGGTTTTTCTCTGTTTTACACACCTGGGGGCAAAACCTTCATTATCACCCTCACATCCATACCGTTGTATTGGCCGGTGGACTAAATGATCGAAATCAGTGGCGCCGTTCAAGTGAGAAATTCTTTATTCCAGTGAAGGTACTGTCTAAAAAGTTTCGGGGAAAGTATCTCTATTACCTGAAACAATACTATCAACAGAAACAATTGAGATTCTTTAACGAGTCCAAGAAGTATCAAGATGCGAAGTCTTTTCAAGCATTGATCGATGAGTGTTACCAAAAAGATTGGTATAGCTATATGAAAAGGACCTTCTCAGGACCTATCGCCGTCATGGAGTACCTTGGTCGTTACACTCATCGAATTGCCATTTCTAATAATCGTATTGTCTCAGCCAACGATCAATCGGTCACGATTCAAGTGAAGGATTATAAACGTAACAATCAAAAAAAGACCGTAACCCTGAAGGGTGTAGAATTTCTCCGTCGCTTTCTCATGCATATTCTACCGAAGGGATTTGTGAAGATTAGACACTATGGCCTCTTGGCTAACCGGAATAAAAAGACCAAGCTGAAACTCTGTCGAAAGCTAACGAAGAGCCCTACGTATAAACCATTATTTGAAGGATTAAGCAAGATTGAAATTCTTTCTATTCTTATCAAAAAGGATGTTTCCCTCTGTCCTTCCTGTAAAAAAGCACATTTAACAGAGGCTATACCATGA
- a CDS encoding cysteine hydrolase family protein translates to MKRALLIIDVQKTFTHPQWGKRNNPNAEENIKQLLDECRKKGEEIIFIKYVSKNPLSGFHPNHEGSAIKGIVKPLETEMIITKEVNSAFIGTSLENHLHERGIKEVVITGLTTPHCVSTTTRMSGNLGFTTYLIEDATAAFGIHYKGTFIDAGTVHTASLATLHNEFATVMTTKEYLR, encoded by the coding sequence ATGAAACGTGCACTGCTCATCATAGATGTACAAAAGACGTTTACTCATCCTCAATGGGGGAAGAGAAATAACCCGAATGCAGAGGAAAACATCAAACAATTATTAGATGAATGTCGAAAAAAAGGGGAAGAAATCATCTTTATTAAATATGTTTCAAAGAATCCTCTCTCCGGGTTTCACCCAAACCATGAAGGATCAGCGATCAAAGGCATCGTAAAACCTCTCGAAACAGAAATGATTATCACAAAAGAGGTGAACAGCGCTTTTATCGGCACCTCACTTGAGAACCATTTACATGAAAGAGGCATCAAAGAAGTGGTGATTACAGGCTTAACGACTCCCCACTGTGTCTCCACTACCACCAGGATGAGCGGGAATCTAGGATTCACGACGTATCTTATAGAGGATGCAACCGCTGCATTCGGTATCCACTATAAAGGGACATTCATAGATGCCGGTACCGTCCATACCGCTTCTCTTGCTACCTTGCATAATGAATTTGCCACTGTGATGACGACTAAGGAATATCTTCGATGA